A single window of Pseudomonas lijiangensis DNA harbors:
- a CDS encoding homoserine kinase: MSVFTPLARPELETFLAPYGLGRLLDFQGIAAGSENTNYFISLEQGEFVLTLVERGPIQDLPFFIELLDVLHDADLPVPYALRTTDGQALRELAEKPALLQPRLPGKHISEPNTQHCVQIGELLGNLHLATRGNVLERKTDRGLDWMLSEGTNFLSHLGEPQRTLLEKALQEIEALKPQIMALPRANLHADLFRDNALFEGTHLTGLIDFYNACSGPMLYDLAIALNDWCSHEDGQIDPVRARALLGAYAALRPFTSAETKLWATMLRIGCVRFWLSRLIAAESFAGQDVLIHDPAEFEKRLAQRQDVHLPLPFAL; the protein is encoded by the coding sequence ATGTCCGTTTTTACCCCACTGGCTCGGCCCGAGCTGGAAACATTTCTTGCCCCCTACGGGCTCGGCCGTTTGCTCGACTTTCAAGGCATTGCCGCAGGGAGTGAAAACACCAATTACTTCATCAGCCTGGAGCAGGGCGAGTTCGTCCTGACCCTCGTCGAGCGTGGTCCGATTCAGGATCTGCCGTTCTTCATCGAACTGCTGGATGTGCTGCACGACGCTGACTTACCGGTGCCTTACGCCTTGCGGACCACCGACGGCCAGGCCTTGCGCGAACTGGCAGAAAAACCGGCGCTCCTGCAGCCGCGGCTGCCGGGCAAGCACATCAGCGAACCCAACACCCAGCATTGCGTGCAGATCGGCGAGTTGCTCGGCAACCTGCATCTGGCGACGCGCGGCAATGTACTGGAGCGCAAGACCGATCGCGGCCTGGACTGGATGCTCAGCGAGGGTACGAACTTCCTTTCGCACCTGGGCGAGCCACAGAGAACACTGCTGGAAAAGGCTTTGCAGGAGATCGAAGCGCTCAAGCCGCAGATCATGGCGCTGCCTCGGGCCAACCTGCACGCCGACCTGTTCCGCGACAACGCCCTGTTTGAAGGCACGCACCTGACCGGGCTGATCGACTTCTACAACGCCTGCTCCGGCCCGATGCTGTATGACCTGGCCATTGCGCTGAACGACTGGTGCTCCCATGAAGACGGCCAGATCGACCCGGTACGCGCCAGAGCCCTGCTGGGCGCCTACGCCGCCTTGCGGCCGTTCACGTCGGCTGAAACGAAACTCTGGGCAACCATGCTGCGCATAGGTTGCGTACGCTTCTGGCTCTCCCGCCTGATCGCGGCCGAATCCTTTGCCGGACAAGACGTGCTGATCCATGACCCGGCAGAGTTCGAAAAGCGCCTGGCACAGCGCCAGGACGTTCACCTGCCGTTGCCGTTTGCCTTGTAA
- the znuA gene encoding zinc ABC transporter substrate-binding protein ZnuA — protein MRRLFNLFVVLSASWLAAAPAQAEVRVLTSIKPLQLIAAAVQDGVGTPEVLLPPGASPHHYALRPSDVRRVNEVELLYWIGPDMESFLPRVIQGRKLPAVAVQSLPGMHLRHFEADNASHDDHDHDHGVEEHDHDHRPGSLDSHLWLSSVNARVIAAKMAADLSAADPDNAPRYKSNAEAFAKRLDALDTRIKSRVSAVAGKPYFVFHEAFDYFEEAYGLKHTGVFSVAAEIQPGAQHVAAMRERLKEVGKTCVFSEPPLRPRLAETLTAGLPVKLAELDALGGYTPATAQGYEQVLQKLGDDLAGCLESL, from the coding sequence GTGCGCCGTCTTTTTAACCTTTTTGTCGTTTTGTCGGCCAGTTGGCTGGCTGCCGCCCCCGCCCAGGCCGAGGTTCGGGTCCTGACCAGCATCAAGCCATTGCAGCTGATTGCGGCTGCCGTACAGGATGGTGTGGGTACACCCGAAGTACTTTTGCCGCCCGGCGCATCGCCGCATCATTATGCCTTGCGTCCATCCGACGTACGGCGTGTGAACGAGGTCGAACTGCTCTACTGGATCGGCCCGGACATGGAAAGCTTCCTGCCGCGCGTCATTCAGGGCCGCAAACTGCCAGCGGTTGCCGTGCAAAGTTTGCCCGGCATGCATTTGCGTCATTTCGAGGCTGACAATGCTTCACATGACGATCACGATCATGACCATGGCGTAGAAGAGCACGACCATGATCACCGTCCCGGCAGCCTGGACTCGCACCTGTGGCTGTCCTCAGTCAACGCACGAGTGATTGCCGCGAAGATGGCTGCCGACCTTTCGGCCGCCGACCCGGACAACGCCCCTCGCTACAAGAGCAACGCCGAAGCCTTCGCCAAGCGTCTGGATGCTCTGGATACCCGGATCAAGAGCCGCGTCAGCGCTGTGGCGGGCAAGCCGTACTTCGTCTTCCACGAAGCCTTCGACTACTTCGAAGAAGCTTACGGGCTCAAGCACACCGGCGTATTCAGCGTCGCAGCCGAAATCCAGCCAGGTGCCCAACATGTCGCCGCCATGCGCGAGCGCTTGAAGGAAGTGGGCAAGACCTGCGTATTCAGCGAACCACCCCTGCGCCCTCGTCTGGCCGAAACCCTGACAGCGGGCCTGCCGGTGAAACTGGCCGAACTCGATGCCCTCGGCGGCTACACACCCGCCACCGCTCAGGGGTACGAGCAGGTGCTGCAGAAACTGGGTGATGATCTGGCGGGGTGCCTGGAAAGCTTGTAG
- a CDS encoding Fur family transcriptional regulator, producing MPITPLASRPHDHSHCVHSALTEADALCASKGLRLTTLRRRVLELVWQSHKPLGAYDILAVLSDEDGRRAAPPTVYRALDFLLENGLVHRIASLNAFTGCNHPTHAHQGQFLICRECHAAIELQHASISDAVVNAAKEVGFQVEGQTVEIVGICSGCKAA from the coding sequence ATGCCTATTACACCGCTGGCCAGCCGTCCTCATGATCACTCACATTGCGTGCATTCCGCGCTCACAGAAGCCGATGCGCTGTGCGCCAGCAAAGGTCTGCGCCTGACGACGCTGCGTCGTCGCGTGCTGGAGCTGGTCTGGCAAAGTCACAAGCCGCTGGGTGCCTACGACATCCTTGCCGTACTGAGCGATGAGGACGGTCGCCGCGCAGCGCCGCCTACCGTTTACCGGGCGCTGGATTTCCTTCTGGAAAACGGCCTGGTGCATCGCATTGCCTCGCTCAACGCCTTTACCGGCTGCAACCACCCGACTCATGCGCATCAGGGCCAGTTCCTGATCTGCCGCGAGTGCCATGCCGCCATTGAACTGCAGCACGCTTCCATCAGCGATGCCGTGGTCAATGCTGCCAAAGAAGTCGGTTTTCAGGTTGAAGGCCAGACCGTAGAAATCGTCGGCATCTGTTCCGGCTGCAAGGCTGCCTGA
- the znuC gene encoding zinc ABC transporter ATP-binding protein ZnuC: protein MSNALIRLEQVAVTLAGQNVLHNIQLNVSPGEIVTLIGPNGAGKTTLVRAVLGLLKPDAGTVWRKPGLRVGYMPQKLHVDQTLPLSVLRFLRLVPGVDRSAALAALQEVGAEKVIDSPLQGISGGEMQRVLLARALLREPELLVLDEPVQGVDVAGQAELYSLITRLRDRHGCGVLMVSHDLHLVMSTTDQVVCLNRHVCCSGHPEQVSNDPAFVELFGKNAQSLAIYHHHHDHAHDLHGEVVSGDATPASPIHTHVHGDNCKHG from the coding sequence ATGAGTAATGCGTTGATTCGCCTGGAGCAGGTCGCTGTCACGCTCGCCGGGCAAAACGTGCTGCACAACATCCAGTTGAATGTCAGCCCTGGCGAAATCGTTACCCTGATCGGCCCCAACGGCGCAGGCAAGACGACGCTGGTGCGTGCCGTGCTGGGGCTGCTCAAGCCCGATGCCGGGACGGTCTGGCGCAAGCCTGGCCTGCGGGTCGGTTACATGCCGCAAAAGCTGCATGTGGACCAGACCCTGCCGCTCTCGGTGCTGCGCTTTCTGCGGCTGGTACCGGGCGTTGATCGTTCGGCGGCGCTGGCTGCGTTGCAGGAAGTCGGTGCAGAAAAGGTCATCGACAGCCCGCTTCAGGGGATTTCCGGCGGTGAGATGCAGCGCGTCCTGCTGGCCCGTGCCTTGTTGCGCGAACCTGAGCTGCTGGTCCTCGACGAACCGGTGCAGGGTGTCGACGTGGCCGGTCAGGCCGAGCTTTACAGCCTGATTACCCGTTTGCGGGACCGTCACGGTTGCGGCGTGCTGATGGTTTCCCATGACCTGCATCTGGTGATGAGCACCACCGACCAAGTGGTGTGCCTGAACCGTCATGTCTGTTGTTCCGGCCACCCGGAGCAGGTCAGCAACGATCCGGCGTTCGTCGAACTGTTCGGCAAGAACGCGCAAAGCCTGGCGATCTATCACCACCATCACGACCATGCCCATGACCTGCATGGTGAAGTCGTGAGTGGCGACGCTACGCCCGCATCCCCTATCCACACCCATGTCCATGGAGACAACTGCAAGCATGGCTGA